In Bacteroidales bacterium, the genomic stretch AGAAAGGAGAAAAGGAGAATATGAGAATATGAGAACTGAGTAGAGACAGGCCTAGGCGGGACCAACTTATTAAAAGGAGGCTGAGGCGGAGGCTGAGGCTAAGGCTAAGAAAAGAAAGTCTGCGGTAGGGTGGATAATTGTTAAATGGTTGCATTGTTAAATTAGTGCCTCGGGCTATGACCATCAGAAGTTTCTGGCAAATTTTGCCAACTGCCCCTTGCCCACTGCCAAATTCTTAAAACGAGGCTAAGGCAGAGGCAGAGGCTGAGGCTAAGAACAGAACGTCTGCGGGAAGGTGATAAAATTGCTAAATGGTTACATTGTCAAATTGTTACTTATAAGCACAAGAATAAAGAAGTTTCTGGCAAATTTTGCCAACTGCCCATTGCTCCCTGCCAACTGACTTTCAAACATTTTAATACAACCGAATCTCAATTGTATTCCTCTGCCAGCTACAGCCTTTCATCGTTTTTGATTTTCCAAATGTATTTGTTATATTTAACCCTACCTTACCGGGCAAGTTTTGCCAAAAAATGCAAGAATTTGACCGGTAAGCGCCTAAAAAGAATCGCCATGAAAAGAAGCACATTTACCTCAATCGTTTGCACTTTCTTATTCCTGAGCATTTTTGTCTTTAAGTCATTGGCACAAGATGAGGCAGGGGTACCCGACTGGCAAAATCCGGCAGTATTTGCCCGAAATCAGGAACCACGACACATCCCTTTCGTTCCGTACACCAATATTTCAGATGCCTTGAAGGACGATTGGAATGCATCCCCATTCTATCAGTCGTTAAATGGCACATGGAACTTTAAATGGTTTGCCAATCCCGATGAAGTGCCGGAAAACATCCATGATGAGCGAGCCGTTTCCTGGTTCCGGAACACCATACAAGTGCCTTCATGCTGGCAAATGGAGGGATTCGGTCACCCGAAATTCCGTAATGTACAGCAGCCTTTCCCTTCCACCCCGCCAAAGGTACCTGAAGATTATAATCCGGTGGGGGTTTACCGAAAAAACTTTACCATCCCCGAAAATTGGAACGACCGGCAGGTCTTCCTCCATTTTGAAGGCGTAAAATCGGCCTCCTATGTCTGGATCAACGGACAGAAAGTGGGATACGACCAGGGCGGTATGGAGCAGGCCGAATACGACATCACCCCCTATCTCCGGGAAGGATCCAACGACATCACCGTTCAGGTATTTCGCTATTGCGATGGCACCTACCTCGAATGCCAGGATATGTGGAGATTATCCGGTATATACCGGGACGTTTATTTGATGGCCACGCCCAAAACCCACATCCGGGACTTTAACATCACCACCGATCTGGATTCCCGCTATCGGGATGCCACGCTGAACGTCGAAACCATCCTTAAGAACTATGACCAACAAACAACCTCCGGAAATTACCGGCTGATCATCCAACTGTTCGATGAAACGAAGAATCCGGTTTTGGAAGAACCCCTGACAAAAAAGGACCTATCCCTTTCCGCCAATGAAGACAGAACCCTGCAGTTCTCCGCTGAAATAGACAATCCCAAAAAATGGTCTGCCGAATTTCCCAACCTGTATACCTTAACGCTTGAATTGAAAGATGGTAACGGGAACACCCTGGAAGTGCTCAGCGACCGGGTCGGTTTCAGGGAGGTGGAAATAAAGGGCCAAGCCATTTATGTGAACGGGAAACAGATCAAATTCAACGGCGTAAACTCCCACATGCACCATCCTGATTTGGGACGGGGGATGGACATGGAAACCATCCGCAAAGATCTGACATTGATGAAAAAGTTCAACATCAATTGTGTGAGAACTTCTCACTATCCGCCCAACCATGAATACCTGGATGTTGCCGATGAACTGGGTATCTATGTGGTGGACGAAACCAACGATGAAGCCCATGCCACGACCTACGTTTCAGAAAATCCTGAATGGCGGCCTATGTATCTCGACCGGGTTCGCGGAATGGTCAAACGCGACCGCAACCATCCCGGTGTAGTTATCTGGAGTGCCGGCAACGAAAGCGGCTCGGGCGAAAACATAGCCAGTCTGATCGAAGAAGGCAAAAGGCTCGATCCCACCCGCCCGTGGCTTTACGGTGGAAATGACGGCCGTTTGCCTTTCGAGGACATCATCGGTCCCCGTTATCCGCACCCCGATAAACTCAGGGAGTTGGGTGAGGAAACCCCCGAAGAAGAACCCAGGCCATCTTTCATGGATGAATACCTGGCCGCTTCAGGCAACAGCCTGGGTCAGCTACAGGAATACTGGGATGTGATCCGCAGCTACGACCGCACCACCGGCGGGGCGATATGGGATTGGGTGAGCCCCGGAATAAAACGACCGGTAAGGCTTACCAAAGATGCTTCTCCAAACAACAACCAGGGCATTCTGATGGGCAATGCAGGGCTTGTTCCCGGTAAGTCCGGCAAAGCCCTTTCATTAAGCGGACACGATGAATGGGTGGAGTTCTACCGCGATCCTTCTCTTGATATCACCGGCAATAAGCTGACCCTAGAAACATGGATTTATCCCCTGCAGTGGAACGGGTATGGCTACCTGGTCAATAAGGGAGACCATCAGTACGGGCTGAAACAGCCCGCAGAAGATACCCTGCAGTTTTATATCCACGATAGCCAACCCATAACATGTGAAGCACTGGTACCTGAAAACTGGCGGAACAACTGGCACCACATAGCCGGTATTTATAACGGGGAACAGCTTCAGCTATATATCGACGGGGAAATGGTGGCCAATACACCGCATACAGGCTCCGTCGATCATACTCCTCATCCCTTAAACATAGGAAGAAATGCAGAAATCTACGGCATGGAACATCCGGGTCAACTGAACAACTCACTGTTCGACAATGTGGGCATATACGACCAGGC encodes the following:
- a CDS encoding DUF4981 domain-containing protein, which gives rise to MKRSTFTSIVCTFLFLSIFVFKSLAQDEAGVPDWQNPAVFARNQEPRHIPFVPYTNISDALKDDWNASPFYQSLNGTWNFKWFANPDEVPENIHDERAVSWFRNTIQVPSCWQMEGFGHPKFRNVQQPFPSTPPKVPEDYNPVGVYRKNFTIPENWNDRQVFLHFEGVKSASYVWINGQKVGYDQGGMEQAEYDITPYLREGSNDITVQVFRYCDGTYLECQDMWRLSGIYRDVYLMATPKTHIRDFNITTDLDSRYRDATLNVETILKNYDQQTTSGNYRLIIQLFDETKNPVLEEPLTKKDLSLSANEDRTLQFSAEIDNPKKWSAEFPNLYTLTLELKDGNGNTLEVLSDRVGFREVEIKGQAIYVNGKQIKFNGVNSHMHHPDLGRGMDMETIRKDLTLMKKFNINCVRTSHYPPNHEYLDVADELGIYVVDETNDEAHATTYVSENPEWRPMYLDRVRGMVKRDRNHPGVVIWSAGNESGSGENIASLIEEGKRLDPTRPWLYGGNDGRLPFEDIIGPRYPHPDKLRELGEETPEEEPRPSFMDEYLAASGNSLGQLQEYWDVIRSYDRTTGGAIWDWVSPGIKRPVRLTKDASPNNNQGILMGNAGLVPGKSGKALSLSGHDEWVEFYRDPSLDITGNKLTLETWIYPLQWNGYGYLVNKGDHQYGLKQPAEDTLQFYIHDSQPITCEALVPENWRNNWHHIAGIYNGEQLQLYIDGEMVANTPHTGSVDHTPHPLNIGRNAEIYGMEHPGQLNNSLFDNVGIYDQALSPGQLKSHPDTRNYEALLWCNFDAVDQHGSFFSLGIGARAYGLVWPDRQVQPEMWELKKVPQPVKIEAVNLKKGKFRITNKHHFKNLSDLSLHWDVKTAGSLVKAGTNRIDLEPGAEKTVSLPLSDMQIPQDRDHWLTISFRLPEGTKWADQGHEVAWEQFQLPSSMYYNGLQTGQQETEPFEVHEHRSRIIMNGADFQYTFHKKKGMLTSMHYKGTELIKSSPRFNVWRAPIWNQTDQWGGNPMAPVWRKYGLNRMQTEVKDVNAEKKENRVTIQVETLSKASNANTRFEVDYTYEIHSTGKISIHQDVTPASDMPEWIPKAGTQMVLQDEFNRFAWYGRGPFETYPDRKSGAKVGWYQKQVDELYEPYLVPQEHGNRTDVRWAALTNEEGLGLYISGDALLNVSARTFSTDNLTRAQYPFQLKDQDGITVNMDDKVSGVGGTPVKTLEKYRVMPEAYQYTIHLCPFDQSEREPKSIYRQNKIGK